TGCATTGTTGACGAATGATGATGATCTAATTATAGATTCAGCTAGATTATTTAATTCTTTATATAAAGTATTAAAGTTTTCTCCTATGTCTTGTCTACATCTTATATCCATATCCAAGCTATGTCTTATATTAGATAATTTATCTCCAATACCACTTATATTTGTTGATATGTTTTCTATTTTAGGAACTATATCAACTAGCTCTTTTATATTAATACTTATATCACTCATTTATATTCCCCCTAATCTTTTATGTAAAGGGAGAAAAATCTCCCTTTACCATTCTTAATGAGTTCCAGAAGTATCTAAATCATCTGCTGATGACTTAGATGCTGAAAAAACTGCTACAACACTTTGAGGTATTTTAGTTAAAGAGTAATCTTTACCTACAATATTAACCGAACCATTTCCACCTTGATGTTTATAATTCAACACATAAGTATCGCCTACACATTTAATATCTAATGCACTTATAATGACGCTTGTATTATTCATAACGCTATCAATGTTAGCTTGAGTAGGCTTTTTACCTGTTTCAACAAAAATAGATGAAGAAGGTAACTTAAGACTGAAATGCCATCTTTGAGCTTGTTCCTCGTATTCAAATTCATCTAGTACATCTCCAGGATTTCTATCTATACCTTGTGTCATAGATGTTCCAATAAATGTTCTATTTCTACCATCTAATTTAAGTAATTGAGGGATACCGTAAATATAATCATTTCCTGTAGGTATTGCAATAGGTACTACGTCTCCTGATTCATTAATATTGTACATTAGCTCTTGTACCTCTAATGTGATATCTCTCTCATCAGATGTATAATTTCTTCTTGCCTTATTATCTTCCCAATCTAATTTTATTGGTTGATGATACACACTATCAGGATCCCAATCAGCCGTAGCGTTTCCGTATATATTGATAGGTACATATCCATCCCCATCTCTCATATATACATCTACTTTTGTTATATCACCTGTACCTAGATCTAATTTATAATAATAAGGTATAACTTGTAATGATGAATAATAATTACCTATTGTTTGAATATCCATAAATATCGGATAACCTATTCTTAACGGCTGCTTAACAAGAGCTGGTATATTATTCATTGATGGTGTTAACGGAAATTCAAGTGGCTTTGTTTCTAAGAAATTCAATGTACCAAAAGTATTAAGGTATTCAGTATACCGAGTTGCTAACTTACCCCTTATGTCATAAGTCGAACCAACATATTGATTTTGATTACTTGTATCTACATCTTTAACAACATTAGGTATTAACCATTCAGTAGGATATTTTGGAGTTTTAAATAAATTAGCGAATCTGAAATCACCAGTATCTTCTATAACCATATTACCTATTCTTCCTAATAAATCTATATTATAACCTTTAAAGGATGAATGCTTAGCCTTTTTATTAGAATCTCTTTTTTTATTAGTCTCATATGAGTTGTTAACGATGTTTCCGTTTATAGCTACAGAGTAAAACTCAACGCCAGCACTTATGGCTTCTTTATTAGCTAAAGGTAAATAAAATTCAAAAAACTCCTCATCCACATCTAAAGATATTTCAGTGCCTGATCTATAAAGAACACCTTCATATATAACATTAAATTCAAATTTAACAAATTTCTCTTTAGTCCATTTAGTTGTATCCATATTATCTACGAATCCCTTACCTCTATTATAAGTAGTCCTAGATATACCATAACAACCATCACCATAAAAATCTCCTTCATTTGGATAGTGTACCGTAAAAGGATAATCCAAAGTTAAAAAATCTCCCGCAGTTACATTACCCATACCCGGTATTGGAACTGTTGGATTCGCTGGGATTACAACTTCAACTGTTTCATACCAATCGTCTGGTGGCTGCGATTTAGTTTTATCTACTTCTGTATATGATTTAAGACTTGGAGCCAATCCTTGTATCCATGGTATTCCTTTAGCAGGTTTAACAACAACTTTTTCAGTTTGACCTGCATCACCTATTCTTTCTTCAACCACAGCTGGTACGTAATGAGCATTATTTATTGTAATAGTGGGTTCTCCTTTAGCAGGTATGGTAATATATTCGGGTTCTTCATTCTGTGATGGTGAAGTTATAGTTGCATAACCGTTACCTTCTCTAACGCCAACATCTGTATAGCCATTAGCTACACTACCAATATAACCAGAGCCGCCACCGCCTCCAGCTTCATCATCCTTACCACCATAACCGCCGTACCAGCCTCCACCTCCACCTCCATTATCTGGTGAAGATACAGAGCTCGATCCATTACCTCCTAAACCTTTTGTATAGCCGTATGTTTGTGTAGCGCCATAACCGCCTCGATTACCATCTTGCCCAGCATAACCTCCGCCAGCTCCTCCACTATAAGTAGAAGATGATATTCCTTGGCCACCACCTCCGCCAGCTACGATTACTCTATTTATTAAAGTAGTACCACCTATTCTTATATCAGTAGCACCACCTCCACCTGATGCTCTTTGATCTCCATAACCAGAACCTCCGCCATTATAACCACCAGGTACAGTCTGATAACCAGTCCCACTATACTTTCCTCCTTGACCACCAACATATACTCTAGCAGTGTCTCCTTTAGTTAGATAATAATTACCTTTTGAATATCCACCTTTACCACCATAATTACCTCCACCTTGAGCTCCCCATACTTCTAAAGTATAAGTACCTGTTACAGGCACAGTAAATTCTTGGTAATTACCTGAATACTCGTAAGTATAGCTTGGCTTTACATAATTGGGATTCTTGATTTTCTGTTCAGGTTGATACTCTGGATTATCTATAGTATACGGTTTTACATAATCAGAATTATTTACATCAAATTCCTGGTAGATAGTATATTTTAAAGGATACCATTCATCTTTTTCACCATCTTTTAGAGTTAAAGATAAGTCATCTGCAATAACATAACCTGACTTACCTGATTGTTTTTTTGCTATTATATTAACCTCTAATTCGACAGTATTCTTTGGTGTTGTAAAACTAGTACCTGAACTATTTGCTGTCCATATTTTTAAAGTTTTACCATCATCATTAAGAGCTTTTATCTCAAAATATCCAATACAATCTTTAACTATAATCTTACCTGAAAAATTATAATTTCTATTTTCCGAACCTATAGTAGTTGTTGAATATTTAGCTAATTTTGTAGTTTCATCAGGTGGTTTTATATAGAAAGAACCTTTACCTGCTATTTTAGATAAATTAGTTAACTGTTTCAAAACTGCTCCAGTACCTGTAGAAACTTTTTGCCAATTTATTATATCAACTAAATTAGAAACTTCTTCTGCATTTCCATTATATAAAAATTCTTGTTTAGGATGGATTTCTTTTAATTTCGTTACATACTCAATGTAATCTTCTTGTAAGTTTCCTCCTAATATAGAAGTAGAATCAGTTCTTTGATCCATTGCATCTTCCACAGGCATTACCATTGCATCTTGAGATGAAACTGGATTATGTATAACTATATCATTTATATCAGTATGATTATCAGAATAAGTGGTATCAACTACTAAACCACTGGTTCTATAATCTGAACAATATTCGTCTTTATACATCAAACTTTTCCCTTTTTCGTTTAGTATATGTTTATAATATAAAGTGGAATCACCAACTGTGTATTCACCATTTGGTTTTGTATCAGGTACATCTAAATTACCAGCATACAACATTAAACTAGAAGGTCTACTAGGTCTATATACTACTTTTGCAGGATCTGAATCAAAAATAGTTTTAGTCTTGTGCTTATCTCCAGAACCTTTGTACTTTTTATTAGGATTTGTAAAGTTCCCATTATAAGAACCTACATTTATAGAATCTTCTTCCATCTTAGCCGCTGACTCAGGATTATTTTCCCACATCTCTTGTGAAGGTATTACTACTTTATCAAAGTTTTCTTGTGCTTTCTTTTCAGTAGATTCTTTCTCATAATATAATATAGCTTGGTCACCTGAAGAAGTTTGCAATATCAAATAATCGCTAATGACAGTAGCTGTATTTTTCATAGCACGTCGTTCCTCAAACTTTTTGAATTCAACTGTATCTTGATCTGTTGAATCTGAATTGTTTAAGTGATAATCCAATGTATTTGAATAAGATGGATTATTATATAAAATACCTGTAGCCCAATCCGCATTATGTTGTGGTGCAGTTATATTAGCTGCATAATTAGTACCTTTTCCATTAGATTTATTTGTTCTAGGTCCTTCATTCCAAACAACAGTATCTAACATTTGGGGTTCTAACGAATATCTTAACCGTCCATCTTTAGATGTCTCTGTTGCTGCTATATTATAAAATATATTAGGGTCACCTTTCTTGATAGTTGCAGTAACATCGTCAGTTTCTAATAAATTTATTGTACCATCTAAATTAGATCTATCTATTTTCCACACTTGAGCTTTGTCTATTTGAAATGTATCATACGTTATTTTTTGAGTCCAGGTATCCTCTACAGGAGGCATTATATTTTCATGTTCTCCTCCACATACACAGTGAGGTGGAATACTAGCAGTAACCTTAATAGTATAATGACCTGGACCACTAGGTTCTGCTTTAGCTTCACAAGGTCCATAAACAGGCTCTGATTTAGTTTTCTTATTACCGTCTTCATCTATGTAAGGTACATCTTTATGAGTTATATTACTATCTGAATCATGAGTATCTGTAGGAGGACTCGTTGACGGATTCATTCTAGCATTCCATTTATTAAAAGTTCTGGTTTTACCATCGCTAGCCGCTGTATGCGATATAGTATAACTGTTTACAGCTTTAACCCATGCTTGTGCTAACTTTTCATCTGCTCTATATTTACGCCAATCAGGATCAGCAGAACATGTAACTGATACGCGCCCTGTTCCCTTCTCACTAACAGCTTTCGCATTGTTAGGTATATCACCTTTCCAAGTCGCTGACACTGTACAATCTCCACCATGAACATTAACTTTTAAATCACAAGTTTTTTCACCTGAAGGACTAGGAACAGTATATTCGCCCGCCTGATCGCCCTTCATAAATTCGGAAGGTACGTTTCCACTAAATACAGATTTATACGTTCTTTCAACTTCTAAATTCTTTTTATAAGTTGCAGAAAAATCAACTATAAACTCAGAACCACCACTTATAAAGTATAAAGGTTCTGTTGTAGGAGTTCCTGCCATTGCTTCAAATTTTTCATAACCAGGAGAACCTGATTTTAACTCAGACCATCCTCTAAATCCTGAAGTATATGATACTGATAAATCAGGTTCATCACCATTTACATATACTTTATTATCACTAGCAGGTTCTCCAGTTAAAGTTATTACTTTTTCGTCAGGATCTAAAAGTACTTGTATATCAGCTGTGTATATAAACTCTTTTCTAGAACTATAAGGTATACTAAAATCCATTAAATTATGAGTAAAATCAATTTCTTCTTTACCTTTCATAAAATCTAGTAACCAATCTTTATCTACAGGTACCCATTTATTATTACCTGTGACTTTACTATTAGCATTTAATCGATCACCTGTATCAGCTAATTCAGAATCATCTCCAGAAACATTTAAATTTACTTTTATCATAGGATGTCCAGATTGAAAATCTTTAATACGATCATAAACATTGTTCCACTTATTCTCTTCATCCTTCTTGAGAATACCTTTAATACTTATAATAGGACAATCACCAATAACTTCTCTATCTTTAATAGGAGTTATTTCAGGATCTGATGCTTTAACAGAAAAAGAACCAGATAGGTCTATAGGCGGTGCCGTAGCTGCTCCTGAGTCTATAACTAAAAATCCAATGTGTGAGCCTTTAAACGTTAGAGCTTCCATTATTCCAGTATATTTTGATCTAGGAGACCAGACAGCTTTGTCAGTTTGCGTATAAAGTCTTGCCTTACCTAAAACTCCAGTTATGCCCCAAGCAAAGCAATTACTAGATATATCATTTATATCTGTAATACGAGGTTTATCTGGTTGAGCTTGAATAGACCTATTAATCAAATTATCCATAATTTGAAATGAATGACCTAATCCAGTAGCATCCATGTTATACGTAGGATTATTTCCAAGTGCTTTTGATGAGTTTTCAAAAAATCTATTTCCAGGAGTAATACCTGCTGAATACTCTAAATAATAAGTTGTAGGTAAAAATAAATACGAACTTCCAAATTCATCTGCTGTAACTTTTATACAAGTATCGATGGTAATTAAGGTTGGATTTGCTTTTTGATCATTTCCTCTAATATATCTATTTATTTCATCTCTATAATATCTCTTTTGATTATCATAAGACATACTATATAAAGTCATTAATAAATCTAAATAATTAACTTTATTATTTACTACCTCAGCTTCAGAAGCTGTTCTAAAATCTACAGGTTTTACATATTCTTTTAACTTAAATTCGATAGGTGCTTTAGTACTTGTGTAATTAGTAAAAAAGTAACTCCACAAATCTTCAGCTGCTAATGCGTCGGCAGACTTTGCTTCGTTAGAATCACCATCTAACAAGTATTTTTTCCAAGCATCATTCTCTGCAAGTTTTGAATAATCTGCTAAAGTTTTAACCTTATCTTTTATTTTATCTGCATAAACATGTTCTGTTACTTCATCAGTAACATTTGATTGTGGACGTACTTTATACGTTACATGAGCATCCGTAGCATAGTCTAAAGAACCTGCACCAGGGACATACCACCCTAGCATTGTATCTCTAGGTAAAACATAATCAGCTCTAGGAACAAATATAAAACTAAAATTTACATCAGGGAATCTATCAACGTATTCATCTTCTATTTGATCTTGCATGCTCTTTTTACAATCTTTATTATAATCAATAGGCGTCTTAACAGATTGCTGTTCTATTCCTACTCTAAAACAAGTAGTTTCTATAATTCCCCCACCTTTAAGATTAGCTGTACCTCCAGCAGGTAGAGAACCTGCATTTCCTGTAATACCTGCATTAATATCAATCGTGTTAAAACTTGCAAAAATAAGTACAATTACAAGCATACACGATATAACTTTTTTCATATGTTATTCCTCCTCTATTAAATTTATTACTTTTAAATTATCTTCTATAAAATGTGCAAATTGAATATCAGCCCTAGTAATATATCCCGTATTTACATTCTTATATACTGTAACTAAAGTATTAGGGGTATCATTGTGAATTAATGTGAATTCTCCAAAATCATAAACCTGACGTTCTCCATTTAACAATCCTTCTGCATTTTTCCAATCCCAAGATGGATGA
The sequence above is a segment of the Vallitalea longa genome. Coding sequences within it:
- a CDS encoding glycine rich domain-containing protein, producing the protein MKKVISCMLVIVLIFASFNTIDINAGITGNAGSLPAGGTANLKGGGIIETTCFRVGIEQQSVKTPIDYNKDCKKSMQDQIEDEYVDRFPDVNFSFIFVPRADYVLPRDTMLGWYVPGAGSLDYATDAHVTYKVRPQSNVTDEVTEHVYADKIKDKVKTLADYSKLAENDAWKKYLLDGDSNEAKSADALAAEDLWSYFFTNYTSTKAPIEFKLKEYVKPVDFRTASEAEVVNNKVNYLDLLMTLYSMSYDNQKRYYRDEINRYIRGNDQKANPTLITIDTCIKVTADEFGSSYLFLPTTYYLEYSAGITPGNRFFENSSKALGNNPTYNMDATGLGHSFQIMDNLINRSIQAQPDKPRITDINDISSNCFAWGITGVLGKARLYTQTDKAVWSPRSKYTGIMEALTFKGSHIGFLVIDSGAATAPPIDLSGSFSVKASDPEITPIKDREVIGDCPIISIKGILKKDEENKWNNVYDRIKDFQSGHPMIKVNLNVSGDDSELADTGDRLNANSKVTGNNKWVPVDKDWLLDFMKGKEEIDFTHNLMDFSIPYSSRKEFIYTADIQVLLDPDEKVITLTGEPASDNKVYVNGDEPDLSVSYTSGFRGWSELKSGSPGYEKFEAMAGTPTTEPLYFISGGSEFIVDFSATYKKNLEVERTYKSVFSGNVPSEFMKGDQAGEYTVPSPSGEKTCDLKVNVHGGDCTVSATWKGDIPNNAKAVSEKGTGRVSVTCSADPDWRKYRADEKLAQAWVKAVNSYTISHTAASDGKTRTFNKWNARMNPSTSPPTDTHDSDSNITHKDVPYIDEDGNKKTKSEPVYGPCEAKAEPSGPGHYTIKVTASIPPHCVCGGEHENIMPPVEDTWTQKITYDTFQIDKAQVWKIDRSNLDGTINLLETDDVTATIKKGDPNIFYNIAATETSKDGRLRYSLEPQMLDTVVWNEGPRTNKSNGKGTNYAANITAPQHNADWATGILYNNPSYSNTLDYHLNNSDSTDQDTVEFKKFEERRAMKNTATVISDYLILQTSSGDQAILYYEKESTEKKAQENFDKVVIPSQEMWENNPESAAKMEEDSINVGSYNGNFTNPNKKYKGSGDKHKTKTIFDSDPAKVVYRPSRPSSLMLYAGNLDVPDTKPNGEYTVGDSTLYYKHILNEKGKSLMYKDEYCSDYRTSGLVVDTTYSDNHTDINDIVIHNPVSSQDAMVMPVEDAMDQRTDSTSILGGNLQEDYIEYVTKLKEIHPKQEFLYNGNAEEVSNLVDIINWQKVSTGTGAVLKQLTNLSKIAGKGSFYIKPPDETTKLAKYSTTTIGSENRNYNFSGKIIVKDCIGYFEIKALNDDGKTLKIWTANSSGTSFTTPKNTVELEVNIIAKKQSGKSGYVIADDLSLTLKDGEKDEWYPLKYTIYQEFDVNNSDYVKPYTIDNPEYQPEQKIKNPNYVKPSYTYEYSGNYQEFTVPVTGTYTLEVWGAQGGGNYGGKGGYSKGNYYLTKGDTARVYVGGQGGKYSGTGYQTVPGGYNGGGSGYGDQRASGGGGATDIRIGGTTLINRVIVAGGGGGQGISSSTYSGGAGGGYAGQDGNRGGYGATQTYGYTKGLGGNGSSSVSSPDNGGGGGGWYGGYGGKDDEAGGGGGSGYIGSVANGYTDVGVREGNGYATITSPSQNEEPEYITIPAKGEPTITINNAHYVPAVVEERIGDAGQTEKVVVKPAKGIPWIQGLAPSLKSYTEVDKTKSQPPDDWYETVEVVIPANPTVPIPGMGNVTAGDFLTLDYPFTVHYPNEGDFYGDGCYGISRTTYNRGKGFVDNMDTTKWTKEKFVKFEFNVIYEGVLYRSGTEISLDVDEEFFEFYLPLANKEAISAGVEFYSVAINGNIVNNSYETNKKRDSNKKAKHSSFKGYNIDLLGRIGNMVIEDTGDFRFANLFKTPKYPTEWLIPNVVKDVDTSNQNQYVGSTYDIRGKLATRYTEYLNTFGTLNFLETKPLEFPLTPSMNNIPALVKQPLRIGYPIFMDIQTIGNYYSSLQVIPYYYKLDLGTGDITKVDVYMRDGDGYVPINIYGNATADWDPDSVYHQPIKLDWEDNKARRNYTSDERDITLEVQELMYNINESGDVVPIAIPTGNDYIYGIPQLLKLDGRNRTFIGTSMTQGIDRNPGDVLDEFEYEEQAQRWHFSLKLPSSSIFVETGKKPTQANIDSVMNNTSVIISALDIKCVGDTYVLNYKHQGGNGSVNIVGKDYSLTKIPQSVVAVFSASKSSADDLDTSGTH